Proteins found in one Gordonia sp. PDNC005 genomic segment:
- a CDS encoding TetR/AcrR family transcriptional regulator, translated as MNESIAQTGKERDTARIVDAALELYSERGPARVSLREVAQRAGVNYGLIHQYVGTKEQLLRLVFTRSSEVWTDAFASAGGAESAAGVLLRAKSSTYVRMLAHVILEGRDPSVLVGSNPAMKELVRRLDDDADDGSGIADARLHAAVLTGMSMGWGLFGPYLRLISGLDDVPQDELDERVYAYLREVFAAAR; from the coding sequence ATGAACGAGAGCATCGCGCAGACGGGAAAGGAGCGCGACACCGCTCGGATCGTCGACGCCGCGTTGGAGCTGTACTCCGAACGCGGGCCGGCACGTGTGTCTCTCCGAGAGGTCGCGCAGCGTGCCGGAGTGAACTATGGGCTGATTCATCAGTACGTGGGAACCAAGGAGCAGTTGCTCCGACTCGTGTTCACCAGGTCGTCCGAAGTGTGGACCGACGCGTTCGCCTCCGCTGGAGGCGCCGAGTCGGCGGCAGGGGTGCTGCTTCGCGCGAAATCGAGCACGTATGTCCGCATGCTCGCACACGTGATCCTCGAAGGCCGGGACCCGTCTGTGCTCGTCGGCAGCAATCCTGCGATGAAGGAGTTGGTCCGGCGTCTCGACGACGACGCCGACGACGGGTCGGGTATCGCGGATGCACGCTTGCACGCTGCGGTTCTCACCGGGATGAGTATGGGCTGGGGCCTGTTCGGTCCCTATCTACGACTCATTTCCGGGCTCGACGACGTCCCCCAAGACGAACTGGACGAGCGGGTCTACGCATACCTGCGTGAGGTGTTCGCTGCCGCGCGTTGA
- a CDS encoding IclR family transcriptional regulator C-terminal domain-containing protein encodes MTSGILGRASVVLEDMRCQHGRPVTLADVTRRTGIPRSSVHRILDQLAGLGWIARAGNEYRLGSRMFDFGIGAAQGDAEMACAWPVVQGLAARTGLIACLGTIRDSQVVILEKAGGPPSTTSPFRVGARLPAQRTSLGKVLLSAAGNEAHENIDARRRDELGRVRETGVAHTFDDLVPGIGCVASVVRVHGRPADVALAVSGSSLQVRNRVFRLNVQAAAAALGRALEANATRIAPERLTSV; translated from the coding sequence ATGACAAGCGGAATCCTCGGACGCGCCTCGGTCGTCCTCGAAGACATGCGTTGCCAGCACGGCCGCCCGGTGACCTTGGCTGACGTCACCCGGCGAACCGGTATCCCACGTTCCTCGGTCCATCGGATCTTGGACCAGCTCGCCGGTCTCGGATGGATCGCACGCGCGGGCAACGAGTATCGACTGGGTTCACGCATGTTCGACTTCGGCATAGGTGCAGCCCAGGGCGACGCCGAGATGGCGTGTGCCTGGCCGGTAGTCCAAGGCCTCGCCGCCAGAACCGGACTGATCGCATGCCTCGGCACTATTCGCGATTCACAGGTCGTCATCCTCGAGAAGGCCGGAGGCCCCCCATCGACGACTTCTCCGTTCCGGGTCGGCGCACGTCTGCCCGCGCAGCGCACCAGCCTCGGCAAGGTGCTGCTCTCTGCAGCGGGCAACGAGGCCCACGAGAACATCGACGCCAGACGTCGTGACGAACTCGGCCGCGTTCGCGAGACCGGAGTGGCCCACACGTTCGACGACCTCGTCCCTGGGATCGGGTGTGTGGCATCGGTGGTTCGAGTGCACGGGCGCCCCGCCGACGTCGCTCTCGCCGTCAGCGGCTCGTCACTACAGGTTCGCAACCGCGTCTTTCGGCTCAACGTGCAAGCGGCTGCAGCAGCACTCGGCAGGGCACTGGAGGCGAATGCCACTCGCATCGCCCCCGAACGCCTCACCTCCGTCTGA
- a CDS encoding MFS transporter, whose product MSGHSPDGDSTVVDKKLSNPGEPERSTAYYIGIIVMLGLALEGPRLLLTLVTTACFGFTISGWAYVLPQLLQTPATPHGFGLTAWDVALWQGMPQGLGSMTAGVLAGFLARRYGPRIVLIGSGVFFAAPCLILAGSIGTDSATLVRTCAVMIGIATGFYFGNTQNLIVEAVPADRQGASGAMNFTAQSVFGGVASGTH is encoded by the coding sequence GTGAGCGGTCACTCACCAGACGGAGACTCAACCGTCGTCGACAAGAAGCTCAGCAATCCAGGTGAGCCGGAGCGATCCACGGCCTACTACATCGGCATCATCGTCATGCTCGGGCTCGCGCTCGAGGGGCCTCGGCTCCTGCTAACCCTGGTGACCACCGCCTGCTTCGGCTTCACCATCTCCGGGTGGGCGTACGTCCTCCCGCAGTTGCTGCAGACCCCGGCAACACCGCACGGGTTCGGTCTCACCGCATGGGACGTCGCACTGTGGCAGGGAATGCCTCAGGGGCTCGGTTCGATGACCGCGGGCGTCCTGGCCGGATTCCTCGCCCGCCGCTATGGGCCCCGAATCGTTCTCATCGGCAGCGGAGTCTTCTTCGCTGCTCCGTGCCTCATACTAGCCGGGTCGATCGGCACCGACAGTGCAACGCTGGTCCGCACCTGCGCCGTGATGATCGGCATCGCGACCGGCTTCTACTTCGGCAACACCCAGAACCTGATCGTGGAAGCCGTTCCAGCCGACCGCCAAGGGGCGAGCGGCGCGATGAACTTCACCGCGCAGAGCGTCTTCGGCGGCGTCGCATCGGGAACGCACTGA
- a CDS encoding thiamine pyrophosphate-binding protein — protein sequence MTDTTIVDGGTAAALALEALGVTKVFTVPSAHNLTILKALHTRGSIQVIGCRHEQGVVHAADGHARVSGELSVGIVSTGPGTANTMGGLYEAHYASSPVLLITTQIPTTEMGRGRGFVHEADDQAEMLRTVCKRVVTVDRPEAVANTIVELGLEATHGRPRPVAVEIPIDVQDMPTAVDTSLLFDAVRPAGRLVPAAADLEAAVAILTSASRPVIWAGGGVLRSGAEKSLLDFARAWNAPVLTTREGRGALPDDDSHSLGALGTTTPLPDYLATCDVMLAVGTRFQQFPTAEWSLPFPDSLVHLDVDPDVMNRSYRAAATMVADADEGLRALVDTLPSPDTTTAKVRAEHLAAGQAAAASARDLVVRRIGADHAAICASINSRRARGGPVVRDATVPAYAWGETLMSVWEPRTSVRSTAAGIGPGLPLAIGAALAANEHTILLQGDGGFMLSVGELATAAQANAPVVICLFNDSGYQMLRNIEGGIGDGDLHDVDLVAPDFTDLARSFGIRAEKASSAAEFDRALAGALAYRAPTLIEIDMGALTPLTFPFGSD from the coding sequence ATGACAGACACGACGATCGTCGACGGCGGCACGGCCGCTGCCCTCGCCCTCGAAGCCCTCGGAGTCACCAAGGTCTTCACCGTCCCCAGCGCCCACAACCTGACGATTCTCAAAGCGCTGCACACACGTGGTTCGATTCAGGTGATCGGATGCCGCCACGAACAGGGTGTGGTGCACGCGGCGGACGGGCACGCGCGGGTCTCCGGGGAGCTCTCCGTGGGGATCGTGAGCACCGGCCCCGGCACCGCCAACACCATGGGCGGCCTTTACGAGGCGCACTACGCTTCGTCTCCGGTGCTCCTCATCACCACCCAGATCCCGACGACCGAGATGGGCCGTGGGCGCGGGTTCGTTCACGAAGCCGACGATCAAGCCGAGATGCTGCGGACCGTGTGCAAACGAGTCGTCACTGTCGACCGCCCCGAAGCAGTCGCGAACACAATCGTCGAGCTGGGCCTCGAAGCGACACACGGCCGTCCCCGACCGGTGGCCGTTGAGATCCCCATCGACGTCCAAGACATGCCGACCGCGGTCGATACGTCGCTGCTGTTCGACGCAGTTCGCCCCGCGGGACGGCTCGTTCCGGCGGCGGCGGACCTCGAAGCGGCAGTCGCGATACTCACCTCCGCATCACGTCCAGTCATCTGGGCCGGTGGTGGAGTCCTCCGCTCCGGCGCCGAGAAGTCTTTGCTCGACTTCGCCCGCGCGTGGAACGCCCCCGTCCTGACGACCAGGGAGGGACGCGGGGCGTTGCCGGACGACGACTCACACAGCCTCGGGGCGCTGGGGACCACGACTCCGCTGCCCGACTATCTCGCCACCTGCGATGTGATGCTCGCCGTCGGCACTCGATTCCAACAGTTCCCGACCGCGGAATGGTCATTGCCGTTCCCTGACTCGCTTGTGCACCTCGACGTCGATCCGGACGTGATGAATCGTTCGTATCGGGCTGCGGCGACCATGGTCGCCGACGCCGACGAGGGTCTCCGGGCCCTTGTCGACACTCTGCCGTCGCCGGACACGACAACGGCGAAGGTCCGCGCGGAGCACCTCGCCGCAGGGCAGGCGGCCGCAGCGAGCGCACGCGACCTCGTCGTCCGGCGCATCGGTGCGGACCACGCCGCTATCTGCGCGTCTATCAACTCGCGCCGTGCGCGCGGCGGCCCCGTCGTCCGCGACGCGACCGTCCCGGCGTACGCGTGGGGCGAGACCCTGATGTCGGTGTGGGAGCCTCGCACCTCCGTCCGATCGACGGCGGCGGGGATCGGCCCTGGCCTCCCGCTGGCGATCGGCGCGGCCCTGGCCGCGAACGAGCACACCATCTTGCTCCAGGGCGACGGAGGGTTCATGTTGAGTGTCGGCGAGCTGGCGACCGCAGCGCAGGCGAACGCACCAGTGGTGATCTGTCTGTTCAACGACAGCGGTTACCAGATGCTCCGGAACATCGAAGGAGGCATCGGCGACGGCGACCTGCACGACGTCGACCTGGTGGCCCCCGATTTCACGGATCTGGCGCGATCGTTCGGGATCCGGGCGGAGAAGGCGTCGAGTGCCGCCGAATTCGATCGTGCACTCGCCGGAGC